One segment of Streptosporangium brasiliense DNA contains the following:
- a CDS encoding alpha/beta hydrolase: MGRHALGLGALAVLLAACGSTAGGQADGPATAQPGPTLTRSTTPTPAASPVPSSTESSAEAGIDGCVTEKTGELFEYKRGGTTTKGVIMGKGPVGVVVSYERQGTVCTWLPLADRLVAAGHRVLLFDRNNTAAPEEDTVAMAGRLRKAGAEKVFLVGGSMGGRVSLLAAGELKPPPAGVISISGTIQPGEVDELRAPFLQVTGDADPDAPLDMLQVVYNEAVKSADRQLLVLSGGDHASRLFTGDQGPKALQAVVAFIEKHKG; this comes from the coding sequence ATGGGACGACACGCGTTGGGCCTGGGGGCACTGGCCGTGCTGCTGGCGGCCTGCGGGAGCACGGCCGGCGGCCAGGCCGACGGCCCGGCGACCGCGCAGCCCGGACCGACCCTCACCCGGAGCACCACCCCCACCCCCGCCGCGAGCCCCGTCCCCAGCTCCACCGAGAGCTCCGCCGAGGCGGGCATCGACGGCTGCGTCACCGAGAAGACAGGCGAGCTCTTCGAGTACAAACGCGGCGGCACCACCACCAAGGGTGTGATCATGGGCAAGGGGCCCGTGGGAGTGGTCGTCTCCTACGAGCGTCAGGGCACCGTGTGCACCTGGCTCCCGCTGGCCGACCGGCTGGTCGCCGCCGGACACCGGGTCCTGCTGTTCGACCGGAACAACACGGCGGCCCCTGAGGAGGACACCGTCGCGATGGCCGGGCGGCTGCGCAAGGCGGGTGCGGAGAAGGTGTTCCTGGTCGGCGGATCGATGGGCGGACGGGTCTCCCTGCTCGCGGCCGGAGAGCTGAAGCCCCCGCCGGCCGGGGTCATCAGCATCTCCGGGACGATCCAGCCGGGGGAGGTCGACGAGCTCAGGGCCCCCTTCCTCCAGGTGACCGGGGACGCCGACCCCGACGCCCCGCTCGACATGCTGCAGGTCGTCTACAACGAGGCCGTGAAGTCAGCCGACCGCCAGCTGCTCGTCCTCTCCGGCGGGGACCACGCCAGCCGGCTGTTCACCGGCGACCAGGGGCCGAAGGCGCTCCAGGCCGTCGTGGCCTTCATCGAGAAGCACAAGGGCTGA
- a CDS encoding class I SAM-dependent methyltransferase: MDEQWRSDLAQWAIPDEIVARAPENPWGHSPARFAGRTDLALAEPEGPTLARTAEALPAGGTVLDVGAGAGAASLPLAGSLGELIAVDPSADMLAELTSRADALGVPVRTVRGRWPDVAAETPVADVAVAAHVVYNVPDLAAFLTELSGHARRRVVLELTERHPMSWLTPLWEHFHGLRRPERPTAHDVIAVAEALGHEVRHEWRPAPLSRFGTLEELAESACRRLCLGQDRAAEVIAAVVELDMWPLPRERWFTLWWESEGDPQRSSG; the protein is encoded by the coding sequence ATGGACGAACAGTGGCGATCGGACCTCGCCCAGTGGGCCATCCCCGACGAGATCGTGGCGCGGGCGCCGGAGAACCCCTGGGGGCATTCGCCGGCCCGGTTCGCCGGACGGACCGACCTCGCGCTCGCGGAGCCGGAGGGGCCGACCCTCGCCCGGACCGCCGAGGCGCTCCCGGCCGGGGGGACCGTGCTGGACGTCGGCGCCGGCGCCGGGGCCGCCTCGCTGCCGCTGGCCGGGAGCCTGGGGGAGCTGATCGCGGTCGATCCCTCCGCCGACATGCTGGCCGAGCTGACGTCCCGGGCGGACGCGCTGGGCGTCCCCGTCCGGACCGTCCGGGGCCGGTGGCCCGACGTCGCGGCCGAGACCCCGGTGGCGGACGTGGCGGTCGCCGCCCACGTCGTCTACAACGTGCCCGACCTGGCGGCCTTCCTCACCGAGCTGTCCGGCCACGCCCGCCGCCGGGTCGTCCTGGAGCTCACCGAGCGCCATCCGATGAGCTGGCTCACCCCCCTGTGGGAGCACTTCCACGGCCTGCGCCGCCCGGAGCGGCCCACGGCCCACGACGTGATCGCCGTCGCCGAGGCGCTCGGCCACGAGGTCCGCCACGAGTGGCGGCCGGCCCCGCTGAGCCGCTTCGGCACGCTGGAGGAGCTGGCCGAGAGCGCATGCCGGCGGCTCTGCCTCGGTCAGGACCGGGCCGCAGAGGTCATCGCGGCGGTGGTCGAGCTGGACATGTGGCCGCTGCCGCGCGAGCGGTGGTTCACACTCTGGTGGGAATCAGAAGGAGACCCGCAGCGTTCCAGCGGATGA
- a CDS encoding NUDIX hydrolase, with translation MDGSQFPAGYDPRAFPAVAVTVDVVALTIRQGALQVLLVERGEQPYAGRWALPGGFIRPGEDLPEAAARELAEETGLTPRAHIEQLASYGAPERDPRMRIVSVSYLAFAPDLPDPRPGTDAADAAWHRADRLPELAFDHGRILGHGLERARDKLEYTPLATTFVGETFTISELRGVYEAVWGLPLHAGNFHRKVLSVPGFVESTGETTESGGARGGPRARLYRAGDAKLLHPALLRPAREEEVR, from the coding sequence ATGGACGGATCCCAGTTCCCGGCCGGCTACGATCCGCGGGCCTTCCCGGCGGTCGCGGTGACGGTCGACGTGGTGGCGCTGACCATCCGCCAGGGCGCGCTGCAGGTGCTGCTGGTCGAGCGGGGCGAACAGCCCTACGCGGGACGGTGGGCGCTGCCCGGGGGGTTCATCCGGCCGGGCGAGGATCTGCCTGAGGCCGCGGCGCGGGAGCTGGCCGAGGAGACCGGGCTCACCCCGCGGGCGCACATCGAGCAGCTCGCCAGCTACGGGGCCCCGGAGCGGGACCCCCGGATGCGGATCGTGTCGGTCTCCTACCTGGCCTTCGCGCCCGACCTGCCCGATCCCCGCCCCGGTACGGACGCGGCGGACGCCGCCTGGCACCGCGCCGACCGGCTGCCGGAGCTGGCCTTCGACCACGGCCGCATCCTCGGGCACGGGCTGGAGCGGGCGCGGGACAAGCTGGAGTACACCCCGCTGGCCACCACGTTCGTGGGCGAGACGTTCACGATCTCCGAGCTGCGCGGCGTCTACGAGGCCGTCTGGGGCCTGCCGCTGCACGCGGGCAACTTCCACCGCAAGGTCCTGTCGGTCCCCGGATTCGTGGAGAGCACCGGGGAGACCACCGAGAGCGGCGGAGCCCGGGGCGGCCCCCGGGCGAGGCTCTACCGGGCCGGCGACGCCAAGCTCCTGCACCCCGCGCTGCTGCGGCCCGCCCGCGAGGAGGAGGTCAGATGA
- a CDS encoding acyl-CoA dehydrogenase, whose translation MGHYKSNIRDLEFNLFEVFGRRDILGTGPYADLDEDVVRTILDEVNRLATGVLADSFEEGDRKPPVFDPATGTVTMPEGFKKSFAAYRDAGWTNIGLPAEMGGPGLPNSVNWALAEMILGANPAIWMYASGPAFAHVMHAIGTEDQKRYAQLAIDNQWGATMVLTEPDAGSDVGAGRAKAVRQPDGTWHIEGVKRFITSAEHDMADNIFHLVLARPEGHGVGTKGLSMFLVSKYHVDLETGELGERNGVYVTNVEKKMGLKVSTTCELTFGEKHPAVGTLIGEVHEGIKQMFMIIEHARMMVGTKAIATLSTGYLNALEYAKARVQGADLTQMADKSAPRVTITHHPDVRRELMLQKSYAEGMRALVLLTATYQDAVQIAGFEGRRDEHAEAMNDLLLPLVKGVGSERSYELLARSLQTLGGSGYLQDYPIEQYIRDAKIDSLYEGTTAIQGLDLFFRKVLRNQGAALGALYGDIKSFAASEAGNGRLKEERKLLDEAADEVKAMADTMAGWAIGSLETPQEVYKVGLNTTRFLLALGDLVIGWLLLRQAEVALTALGSSDRDKPFYTGKVAAASFFAQTVLPRLAAERRVLAATGQDLMELPEEAF comes from the coding sequence ATGGGCCACTACAAGAGCAACATCCGTGACCTGGAGTTCAATCTCTTCGAGGTGTTCGGGCGCCGGGACATCCTGGGCACCGGCCCCTACGCCGACCTTGACGAGGACGTCGTGCGGACCATCCTCGACGAGGTCAACCGCCTGGCGACCGGCGTGCTCGCCGACTCCTTCGAGGAGGGCGACCGCAAGCCCCCGGTCTTCGACCCCGCCACCGGCACGGTGACGATGCCGGAGGGCTTCAAGAAGTCCTTCGCCGCCTACCGCGACGCCGGCTGGACCAACATCGGTCTGCCCGCCGAGATGGGCGGCCCCGGCCTGCCCAACAGCGTGAACTGGGCGCTGGCCGAGATGATCCTCGGCGCGAACCCGGCGATCTGGATGTACGCCAGCGGCCCGGCCTTCGCCCACGTGATGCACGCGATCGGCACCGAGGACCAGAAGCGCTACGCGCAGCTGGCCATCGACAACCAGTGGGGCGCCACCATGGTGCTCACCGAGCCCGACGCCGGTTCCGACGTGGGCGCCGGCCGCGCCAAGGCCGTCCGGCAGCCCGACGGCACCTGGCACATCGAGGGCGTCAAGCGCTTCATCACCAGCGCCGAGCACGACATGGCCGACAACATCTTCCACCTGGTCCTGGCCCGCCCCGAGGGGCACGGCGTGGGCACCAAGGGGCTGTCGATGTTCCTGGTCTCGAAGTACCACGTGGACCTGGAGACCGGCGAGCTCGGCGAGCGCAACGGCGTCTACGTCACCAACGTCGAGAAGAAGATGGGCCTGAAGGTCTCCACGACCTGCGAGCTCACCTTCGGCGAGAAGCACCCGGCCGTGGGCACGCTGATCGGCGAGGTGCACGAGGGCATCAAGCAGATGTTCATGATCATCGAGCATGCCCGGATGATGGTCGGCACCAAGGCGATCGCCACGCTCTCCACCGGCTACCTGAACGCCCTGGAGTACGCCAAGGCCCGCGTGCAGGGCGCCGACCTCACCCAGATGGCCGACAAGTCGGCGCCGCGCGTGACCATCACCCACCACCCGGACGTGCGCCGCGAGCTCATGCTCCAGAAGTCGTACGCCGAGGGCATGCGGGCGCTGGTCCTGCTCACCGCCACCTACCAGGACGCGGTGCAGATCGCCGGCTTCGAGGGCCGCCGCGACGAGCACGCCGAGGCGATGAACGACCTGCTGCTCCCGCTGGTCAAGGGCGTCGGCTCCGAGCGCTCCTACGAGCTGCTGGCCCGGTCGCTGCAGACCCTGGGCGGCTCGGGCTACCTGCAGGACTACCCGATCGAGCAGTACATCCGGGACGCCAAGATCGACTCCCTCTACGAGGGCACGACGGCGATCCAGGGCCTGGACCTGTTCTTCCGCAAGGTCCTGCGCAACCAGGGCGCGGCCCTCGGCGCGCTGTACGGCGACATCAAGTCCTTCGCCGCCTCCGAGGCCGGCAACGGCCGCCTCAAGGAGGAGCGCAAGCTCCTCGACGAGGCCGCCGACGAGGTCAAGGCCATGGCCGACACCATGGCGGGCTGGGCCATCGGCTCGCTGGAGACGCCGCAGGAGGTCTACAAGGTCGGCCTCAACACCACCCGGTTCCTCCTCGCCCTGGGCGACCTGGTGATCGGCTGGCTGCTGCTGCGCCAGGCCGAGGTGGCACTGACCGCGCTGGGCTCCTCCGACCGCGACAAGCCCTTCTACACCGGCAAGGTCGCCGCGGCCTCGTTCTTCGCCCAGACCGTCCTGCCCAGGCTCGCCGCCGAGCGCCGCGTGCTGGCCGCCACCGGCCAGGACCTGATGGAGCTCCCGGAAGAGGCCTTCTGA
- a CDS encoding VOC family protein, with protein MIDVHFVTFDCAQPYELATFWSEATGWVIHPDGGKEDDEILLQGALNMLFIRVPEGKTVKNRVHLDVTGSEGTTRDQEVERLLGLGATVHDDRRNPDGTGWVTMLDPEGNEFCVCRAGYEKA; from the coding sequence ATGATTGACGTTCACTTCGTGACTTTCGACTGCGCCCAGCCGTACGAGCTGGCGACCTTCTGGAGCGAGGCCACCGGCTGGGTGATCCACCCCGACGGCGGCAAGGAGGACGACGAGATCCTCCTCCAGGGCGCGCTGAACATGCTGTTCATCCGGGTCCCGGAGGGCAAGACGGTCAAGAACCGCGTCCACCTGGACGTCACCGGGTCCGAGGGCACCACCCGCGACCAGGAGGTCGAGCGGCTGCTAGGGCTCGGCGCCACGGTCCACGACGACCGGCGCAACCCCGACGGCACCGGCTGGGTGACCATGCTCGACCCGGAGGGCAACGAGTTCTGCGTCTGCCGCGCGGGGTACGAGAAGGCGTAG
- a CDS encoding SRPBCC family protein yields the protein MSPPSASVSIQIAAPPAVVYDLVTDITDMGDWNVECERARWVGPVREARPGARFRGHNRHGRRRWSTLCTVITAEPGRAFAYHVQAAGLIHVAVWRFGITPTETGCHVEQSTWTTRNPLMRVIGGLVTGVRDRVAHNEANMRRTLEGIKRVAERA from the coding sequence ATGAGCCCCCCGAGCGCGTCCGTGAGCATCCAGATCGCGGCGCCGCCCGCGGTGGTCTACGACCTGGTCACCGACATCACCGACATGGGTGACTGGAACGTGGAGTGCGAGCGGGCCCGATGGGTCGGACCGGTCCGGGAGGCGCGGCCCGGGGCCAGGTTCCGCGGGCACAACAGGCACGGGCGGCGGCGCTGGTCCACCCTCTGCACGGTGATCACCGCCGAGCCCGGCCGGGCCTTCGCCTACCACGTCCAGGCCGCCGGTCTGATCCACGTGGCCGTCTGGCGCTTCGGTATCACGCCCACCGAGACGGGCTGCCACGTGGAGCAGAGCACCTGGACCACCCGCAACCCCCTCATGCGGGTCATCGGCGGCCTCGTCACCGGTGTCCGGGACCGGGTCGCCCACAACGAGGCCAACATGCGGCGGACCCTGGAGGGCATCAAGCGGGTGGCCGAGCGGGCGTGA
- a CDS encoding adenylosuccinate synthetase, whose amino-acid sequence MSEHVIVVDLGYGDAGKGTVVDWLCAQGPVQAVVRFNGGGQAGHNVVLPDGRHHTFAQFGSGTLRGVPTHLSRFMVVDPLALASEAAHLAGLGVPDPFGLLTVDRDALLATPYHVAAGRARELARGADRHGSCGMGVGETMAYALGHPGLGPTVGDCEDPALLTRKLRALREALGVTGPAVEDCVAAYRAFAERVALVDSSYTAALLRGRPVVFEGAQGVLLDEWHGFHPHTTWSTTTFANALALLDGVPAVRLGVLRTYTTRHGPGPLVTEDPELEAAEAHNADGPWQGPFRVGHFDAVAHRYALAVAGGADALALTHLDAPVSRMCVSYDIGELPAGPPGDLDRQARLTGRVLRARPRYAGGIGAGDWPAAVADALGVPVCLGSAGPTVADKVRLSSVIAPERV is encoded by the coding sequence GTGAGCGAGCATGTGATCGTGGTCGACCTGGGCTACGGCGACGCCGGGAAGGGCACGGTCGTCGACTGGCTCTGCGCCCAGGGGCCGGTCCAGGCGGTCGTCAGGTTCAACGGCGGCGGGCAGGCCGGGCACAACGTCGTCCTGCCCGACGGGCGGCACCACACCTTCGCCCAGTTCGGGTCCGGGACGCTCCGGGGTGTCCCGACCCACCTGTCCAGGTTCATGGTCGTGGACCCGCTCGCCCTGGCCTCGGAGGCCGCGCACCTGGCCGGGCTGGGCGTCCCGGACCCGTTCGGGCTGCTCACGGTGGACCGGGACGCCCTGCTCGCCACGCCGTACCACGTGGCGGCGGGGCGGGCCCGGGAGCTGGCGCGCGGGGCGGACCGGCACGGGTCGTGCGGGATGGGCGTCGGCGAGACCATGGCCTACGCCCTGGGCCATCCGGGCCTCGGGCCGACCGTCGGCGACTGCGAGGACCCGGCGCTGCTCACGCGCAAGCTGCGCGCGCTCCGCGAGGCGCTGGGGGTGACCGGGCCCGCCGTGGAGGACTGCGTCGCCGCCTACCGGGCGTTCGCCGAACGGGTGGCCCTGGTGGACTCCTCCTACACGGCCGCCCTGCTGCGCGGGCGCCCGGTGGTCTTCGAGGGGGCGCAGGGCGTGCTGCTCGACGAGTGGCACGGCTTCCACCCCCACACGACGTGGAGCACGACGACCTTCGCCAACGCGCTGGCCCTGCTCGACGGGGTGCCCGCCGTACGGCTGGGCGTGCTGCGCACCTACACCACCCGGCACGGGCCCGGCCCGCTGGTCACCGAGGATCCGGAGCTGGAGGCGGCCGAGGCGCACAACGCGGACGGCCCGTGGCAGGGGCCCTTCCGGGTGGGCCACTTCGACGCGGTGGCCCACCGTTACGCGCTGGCGGTCGCGGGCGGCGCCGACGCGCTCGCGCTCACCCACCTGGACGCCCCGGTGTCGCGGATGTGCGTCTCCTACGACATCGGCGAGCTGCCGGCGGGGCCCCCGGGCGACCTGGACCGGCAGGCCCGGCTGACCGGGCGGGTGCTGAGGGCGCGCCCCCGCTACGCCGGCGGCATCGGCGCCGGCGACTGGCCCGCGGCCGTCGCCGACGCCCTGGGCGTCCCGGTCTGCCTGGGATCGGCCGGACCCACCGTCGCAGACAAGGTCCGCCTGAGTAGTGTGATCGCCCCCGAAAGGGTATGA
- a CDS encoding molybdopterin-containing oxidoreductase family protein — translation MSQDELRVLGACPLDCPDTCSWVVTVQDGKAVKMRGNPDHPYTRGALCVKVNRYLEHTRAPDRILHPMRRVGPKGSGRFERISWDEALEEISVRLRGIIDEHGGEAIWPYLGTGTLGYIQGSEGAAGRRFWNVLGASKHFLNICSTAGNVGLARTNGTPGGMDPETFALSKLILLWGTNTLTSGHHLWKFIQDARAAGAHVVAIDPVRTRTAEQADEHLPIRPGTDAALALGLLNVVLAEGMEDRDYLEERTSGWEGFREEILRHPPERVAEITGLPESDIRALGVRLAHTRPTGIRATMGLQRHAGGGTAMRAIAAIPGVTGDWRRPGGGIAYSTSGHIHLNIDTREDLLARPVRQLTMTRLAEGLDESVKCLWVYAANPMGSTSDQNRVREKLLREDLFTVVMEQFPTDTVDYADIVLPATMQTEHIDLHAGYGHMYLMWNEPAVEPPGECLSTMETFRRLARHMGLTEPSLYDSDLELAEQLLASGHPSLEGITVDRLRKEGWVRLNVPQPFTPFAGGFPTPSGRLEFGSGPAYVPPHTASAGRGPYPLALITPASHTFLNTTFGNNPELLRRSKGPRILVSPADAAQRGLSDGQPARVFNDNGEFEAVVEISDRVRPGVVASAKGHWRKLSPGGATVNAVVDERDADMGRGAVYHDNLVELSPCASR, via the coding sequence ATGTCTCAGGATGAACTTCGGGTCCTGGGCGCCTGTCCGCTGGACTGCCCGGACACGTGCTCATGGGTGGTGACCGTCCAGGACGGCAAGGCCGTCAAGATGCGCGGCAACCCCGACCACCCCTACACGCGCGGCGCGCTCTGCGTGAAGGTCAACCGCTACCTTGAGCACACCCGGGCGCCCGACCGCATCCTCCATCCGATGCGGCGGGTGGGCCCCAAGGGGTCCGGCCGGTTCGAGCGGATCAGTTGGGACGAGGCCCTGGAGGAGATCTCCGTACGGCTGCGCGGGATCATCGACGAGCACGGCGGCGAGGCGATCTGGCCCTATCTGGGCACCGGCACGTTGGGCTACATCCAGGGGTCCGAGGGCGCGGCGGGCCGGCGGTTCTGGAATGTGCTCGGAGCCTCCAAGCACTTCCTGAACATCTGCTCGACGGCGGGCAACGTCGGGCTGGCGCGGACCAACGGCACGCCCGGCGGGATGGATCCCGAGACGTTCGCCCTGTCGAAGCTGATCCTGCTGTGGGGCACCAACACGCTGACCAGCGGGCACCATCTGTGGAAGTTCATCCAGGACGCCCGCGCGGCCGGGGCGCACGTGGTGGCGATCGACCCGGTCCGCACCCGCACCGCCGAGCAGGCCGACGAGCACCTGCCGATCCGGCCCGGCACCGACGCGGCCCTGGCGCTCGGCCTGCTGAACGTGGTCCTGGCCGAGGGGATGGAGGACCGCGACTACCTGGAGGAGCGCACCAGCGGCTGGGAGGGGTTCCGCGAGGAGATCCTGCGCCATCCTCCGGAGCGCGTGGCGGAGATCACCGGGCTGCCCGAGTCCGACATCCGCGCCCTGGGCGTACGGCTGGCGCACACCCGGCCCACCGGCATCCGCGCCACGATGGGCCTCCAACGGCACGCGGGCGGCGGCACCGCGATGCGCGCGATCGCCGCCATCCCCGGCGTGACCGGCGACTGGCGCCGCCCCGGCGGCGGGATCGCCTACTCCACCAGCGGCCACATCCACCTGAACATCGACACGCGCGAGGACCTGCTCGCCCGGCCCGTCCGGCAGCTCACGATGACCCGGCTGGCCGAGGGGCTGGACGAGTCGGTGAAGTGCCTGTGGGTCTACGCGGCCAACCCGATGGGCTCCACCTCCGACCAGAACCGCGTCCGCGAGAAGCTGCTGCGCGAGGATCTGTTCACCGTCGTGATGGAGCAGTTCCCGACCGACACCGTCGACTACGCCGACATCGTGCTGCCCGCGACCATGCAGACCGAGCACATCGACCTGCACGCGGGCTACGGGCACATGTATCTGATGTGGAACGAGCCGGCCGTCGAGCCGCCGGGTGAGTGCCTGTCCACCATGGAGACGTTCCGGCGCCTGGCCCGGCACATGGGCCTGACCGAGCCGTCGCTGTACGACTCGGACCTGGAGCTGGCCGAGCAGCTGCTCGCCTCGGGGCACCCGTCGCTGGAAGGCATAACGGTCGACCGGCTGCGCAAGGAGGGCTGGGTCCGGCTCAACGTGCCGCAGCCGTTCACGCCTTTCGCCGGCGGCTTCCCGACGCCCTCGGGGAGGCTGGAGTTCGGCTCCGGACCCGCCTACGTCCCCCCGCACACGGCCTCCGCCGGGCGCGGTCCGTACCCGCTGGCGTTGATCACCCCGGCCTCCCACACGTTCCTCAACACCACCTTCGGCAACAACCCCGAGCTGCTGCGGCGCTCGAAGGGGCCCCGGATCCTGGTCAGCCCGGCTGACGCCGCGCAGCGGGGGCTGAGCGACGGGCAGCCGGCGCGGGTGTTCAACGACAACGGCGAGTTCGAGGCCGTGGTGGAGATCAGCGACCGGGTACGGCCCGGCGTGGTGGCCTCCGCCAAGGGACACTGGCGCAAGCTGAGCCCCGGTGGCGCGACGGTGAACGCCGTGGTGGACGAGCGCGACGCCGACATGGGCCGGGGCGCCGTCTACCACGACAACCTGGTCGAGCTCAGCCCTTGTGCTTCTCGATGA
- a CDS encoding GNAT family N-acetyltransferase yields MAVNFRTARIEDVPLIVGMIADDTISAARTGDFGAEHRAAFEAIDADPNNELIVAELDGEVVGTMQLTYIPGISRRGALRMQIEAVRIVSALRGRGLGRQMMEWAVERGRARGCALVQLTTDKARKDAHRFYDSLGFVASHEGYKLALS; encoded by the coding sequence ATGGCAGTGAACTTCCGTACCGCCCGGATAGAGGACGTCCCGCTGATCGTGGGCATGATCGCCGACGACACCATCTCCGCCGCCCGCACCGGCGACTTCGGCGCCGAGCACCGCGCCGCCTTCGAGGCCATCGACGCCGACCCCAACAACGAGCTGATCGTGGCGGAGCTGGACGGTGAGGTCGTGGGCACCATGCAGCTCACCTACATCCCGGGCATCTCCCGCCGGGGGGCGCTCCGGATGCAGATCGAGGCGGTCCGGATCGTCTCCGCCCTGCGCGGCAGGGGCCTGGGCCGCCAGATGATGGAGTGGGCGGTCGAGCGCGGCCGGGCCCGTGGCTGTGCGCTGGTCCAGCTCACCACCGACAAGGCGCGCAAGGACGCCCACCGGTTCTACGACTCCCTCGGCTTCGTCGCCTCCCACGAGGGGTACAAGCTCGCGCTGAGCTGA
- a CDS encoding DMT family transporter codes for MAWVIIIVAGLFEVAMAYSLKMSHGFSVPLPSVGFVVFAVLSFGLLAVGLKSLEVGTAYAVWTGIGAVGTASLGMLFLGDDVSFLKIASIALILAGVVGLNLAGGGH; via the coding sequence ATGGCTTGGGTCATCATCATCGTCGCGGGTCTGTTCGAGGTCGCGATGGCCTACTCGCTCAAGATGAGCCACGGGTTCTCCGTGCCGCTGCCGAGCGTCGGATTCGTCGTCTTCGCCGTGCTCAGCTTCGGCCTGCTCGCGGTCGGTCTCAAGAGCCTTGAGGTCGGTACGGCCTACGCCGTCTGGACCGGCATCGGTGCCGTCGGCACCGCGTCGCTGGGCATGCTGTTCCTCGGCGACGACGTGTCGTTCCTCAAGATCGCTTCGATCGCCCTCATCCTCGCCGGAGTCGTCGGCCTCAACCTCGCCGGCGGCGGGCACTGA
- a CDS encoding lipopolysaccharide kinase InaA family protein → MTTTAEAVALVAAARTPDDLFGREAPHRAYRRLARLLHPDLASGPDAATAFVKLAGLWAARDRADRAAETVITTRRGAYRLTGVFRRGASAVLYGTDGDTLLKIPHSHMDNDLMRREAEALTTIARDGDPLLLPYVPRLVESFRHRSGGVERQANVISRAPEGFVSLAEIARRRPVLDPRDVAWIWRRLLVAVGTAHRAGVVHGAVFGHHVLVHPIDHGLILVDWGQSVPLGRPLTALVARHRDDYPPEVLARRPATQATDIHLATRCVAALMGDQAPAPIRAFVRGSLAGPPRDAWRLLRELDDLLDDLYGPRRYRPLHL, encoded by the coding sequence ATGACCACCACGGCCGAGGCGGTCGCCCTGGTGGCCGCCGCCCGCACACCGGACGACCTGTTCGGCCGGGAGGCCCCGCACCGGGCGTACCGGCGGCTGGCGCGGCTGCTCCATCCCGATCTCGCCTCCGGGCCGGACGCCGCGACGGCCTTCGTCAAGCTCGCGGGGCTGTGGGCGGCGCGGGACCGGGCCGACCGGGCCGCCGAGACGGTGATCACCACCAGGCGCGGCGCCTACCGGCTCACCGGCGTGTTCCGGCGCGGAGCCTCGGCCGTGCTGTACGGAACCGACGGCGACACGCTGCTCAAGATTCCGCACAGCCACATGGACAACGACCTGATGCGGCGCGAGGCGGAGGCGCTCACGACGATCGCGCGGGACGGCGATCCGCTGCTGCTGCCGTACGTGCCCCGCCTGGTGGAGTCCTTCCGGCACCGCTCGGGCGGGGTCGAGCGGCAGGCCAATGTGATCAGCCGGGCGCCGGAGGGGTTCGTGAGCCTGGCGGAGATCGCCCGGCGGCGTCCGGTGCTCGACCCGAGGGACGTCGCGTGGATCTGGCGGCGGCTGCTGGTGGCGGTCGGGACGGCCCATCGCGCGGGGGTGGTGCACGGCGCGGTGTTCGGGCACCACGTGCTGGTCCACCCGATCGACCACGGGCTGATCCTCGTCGACTGGGGCCAGTCGGTCCCGCTGGGCAGGCCGCTGACCGCCCTGGTGGCCCGGCACCGCGACGACTACCCGCCCGAGGTCCTCGCCAGGAGACCGGCGACCCAGGCCACCGACATCCACCTCGCCACCCGCTGCGTCGCCGCGCTCATGGGTGACCAGGCCCCCGCCCCGATCCGCGCCTTCGTCCGGGGGAGCCTGGCGGGCCCGCCGCGCGACGCCTGGCGGCTCCTGCGAGAGCTCGACGACCTGCTCGACGACCTGTACGGCCCCAGGAGGTACCGGCCCCTCCACCTGTGA